One Dehalococcoidia bacterium DNA segment encodes these proteins:
- a CDS encoding NIPSNAP family protein encodes MLYELRSYEALPGKLPALNKRFAEVTLKIFARYKMDVVGFWTNEIGGYSNELVYMMRFDDMGDRERKWKAFGADEEWQKARAASEADGPLLLRINARFLRPTAYSPAQ; translated from the coding sequence GTGCTTTACGAGCTGCGCAGCTACGAGGCCCTGCCCGGCAAGCTTCCGGCGCTGAACAAGCGCTTCGCGGAGGTCACGCTCAAGATCTTCGCCCGTTACAAGATGGACGTGGTCGGCTTCTGGACCAACGAGATTGGCGGCTACAGCAACGAGCTCGTCTACATGATGCGCTTCGACGACATGGGGGACCGCGAACGCAAGTGGAAGGCGTTCGGCGCCGATGAGGAATGGCAGAAGGCGCGCGCCGCCTCGGAGGCCGACGGCCCGCTGCTGCTGCGGATCAACGCCCGCTTCCTGCGTCCCACGGCCTACTCGCCGGCGCAGTAG
- a CDS encoding DinB family protein, which translates to MTHSANTSAQYQEIADHIAAAAAARSRVLALTSSLDDGDGAWPPAAGQWSAREIVEHLVLAEQSGVQFIWLAAAGVRGGAPLWSGDPVHRGQSIEAVIAGTWRFKEEAPANATPKAAAPLAYWRAVFAALQPVLDALGLQLDGLDLETVIYPHFISGPLDAWQRLEFIRWHIEHHQQQLEAALAALAKRGSR; encoded by the coding sequence ATGACACACAGCGCCAACACCTCGGCTCAGTACCAGGAGATCGCCGACCACATCGCCGCCGCCGCCGCCGCGCGATCGCGGGTGCTTGCGCTCACGTCGTCGCTCGACGACGGCGACGGCGCCTGGCCGCCGGCAGCGGGCCAATGGTCGGCGCGGGAGATCGTCGAGCACCTTGTGCTGGCGGAGCAATCCGGCGTGCAGTTCATCTGGCTCGCCGCCGCGGGGGTGCGCGGCGGGGCGCCGCTGTGGAGCGGCGATCCCGTGCACCGCGGCCAATCGATCGAGGCGGTGATCGCCGGCACCTGGCGCTTCAAGGAGGAAGCGCCGGCGAACGCGACGCCGAAGGCGGCCGCGCCGCTGGCCTACTGGCGGGCGGTCTTCGCGGCGCTGCAGCCGGTCCTGGATGCGCTCGGGCTACAGCTCGACGGGCTCGACCTGGAGACAGTGATCTACCCGCATTTCATCTCGGGCCCGCTCGACGCCTGGCAGCGGCTGGAGTTCATCCGCTGGCACATCGAGCATCACCAGCAGCAGCTCGAGGCGGCGCTCGCGGCGCTCGCGAAGCGCGGCAGCAGATAG
- a CDS encoding ferritin-like domain-containing protein has product MAIDTREIEARVQELSGPSAAEWGVRARPGKRGLTLDDIRIGSYGEIPESTRRATYLPRGAEARSGVASVGYTIRDRADVWAENATFLYEEALQRQWSSATDIPWRELSELPEDLERAMCQLCTYLTEVEFIAGDVPGKWIPQIPAEYFEAKLFLSTQVMDEARHFDVFRKRALVNGGGLLQETGAAGLRNIMDGRDFSEMSAIMHVLSEGFVQSLFRCGEWIGQTDVDKRIFRMCAQDESRHLAFGVMHLKYVLEKEPERREEIHAYLDKGEGVLFTEIQDNAMFEAVALLLGGGRDKMDLGVQKFLAVRKKQINEYVHRLDVAGLGDRRDRLPAFYSMFLN; this is encoded by the coding sequence ATGGCGATCGACACACGCGAGATCGAAGCGCGGGTTCAGGAGCTGAGCGGCCCTTCCGCGGCGGAATGGGGCGTGCGGGCACGGCCCGGCAAACGCGGCCTGACGCTCGACGACATTCGCATCGGATCGTACGGCGAGATTCCGGAGAGCACGCGCCGGGCGACGTACTTGCCGCGCGGCGCCGAGGCGCGGTCCGGTGTCGCCAGCGTGGGTTACACGATCCGCGATCGCGCCGACGTCTGGGCCGAGAACGCGACCTTCCTCTACGAGGAGGCGCTGCAGCGCCAGTGGTCCTCGGCGACGGATATTCCCTGGCGTGAGCTCAGCGAGTTGCCCGAGGACCTCGAACGCGCGATGTGCCAGCTCTGCACCTACCTGACCGAGGTCGAGTTCATCGCCGGCGACGTGCCGGGCAAGTGGATTCCGCAGATTCCCGCCGAGTACTTCGAGGCCAAGCTCTTCCTGTCGACGCAGGTGATGGACGAGGCGCGCCACTTCGACGTCTTTCGCAAGCGCGCCCTGGTGAACGGCGGCGGCCTCCTGCAAGAGACGGGCGCCGCCGGCCTGCGCAACATCATGGACGGGCGCGACTTCTCCGAGATGTCGGCGATCATGCACGTGCTCTCGGAAGGCTTCGTGCAGAGCCTGTTCCGTTGCGGCGAGTGGATCGGCCAAACCGACGTGGACAAGCGCATCTTTCGCATGTGCGCGCAGGACGAGTCGCGCCACCTGGCCTTCGGCGTGATGCACCTGAAGTACGTGCTGGAAAAAGAACCGGAGCGCCGCGAGGAGATCCACGCCTATCTGGATAAAGGCGAGGGCGTCCTCTTCACCGAGATCCAGGACAACGCGATGTTCGAGGCCGTAGCGCTGCTGCTGGGCGGCGGCCGGGACAAGATGGACCTCGGCGTACAAAAATTCCTCGCCGTGCGCAAGAAGCAGATCAACGAGTACGTCCACCGGCTCGATGTCGCCGGCCTTGGCGATCGGCGCGATCGACTGCCGGCCTTCTACTCGATGTTCCTGAACTGA
- a CDS encoding class I SAM-dependent methyltransferase, translating to MNAFHRWYCRSGRWRRRLYDTILPGLFKDVDLGDDPLEIGPGPGITTDWLRQRVPHLTAIEIDRRLAASLEQRLAGSNVTVIEGDAAKMPFPDAAFSAAISLTMLHHVPTRLQDRLLGEACRVLKPGGVFVGIDSTPSFVWNLYHLFDDRFPVDPDGFGARLERAGFGDVSVRRNPGRPGFSFRARRPPA from the coding sequence ATGAACGCCTTTCACCGCTGGTACTGCCGCTCCGGCCGCTGGCGCCGGCGGCTCTACGACACGATCCTGCCCGGACTCTTCAAAGACGTGGACCTGGGCGACGATCCGCTGGAGATTGGCCCTGGCCCTGGGATCACCACCGACTGGCTGCGCCAGCGCGTGCCGCATCTCACGGCGATCGAGATCGACCGGCGGCTGGCGGCGTCGCTTGAGCAGCGCCTGGCGGGCAGCAACGTCACCGTGATCGAAGGCGACGCGGCGAAGATGCCGTTTCCCGATGCCGCCTTCAGCGCGGCCATCAGCCTGACCATGCTGCATCACGTACCCACGCGGTTGCAGGACCGCCTGCTGGGCGAGGCGTGCCGCGTGCTCAAACCCGGCGGCGTCTTCGTCGGCATCGACAGCACGCCGAGCTTCGTCTGGAACCTCTACCACCTGTTCGACGACCGCTTTCCTGTGGATCCGGACGGTTTCGGCGCGCGGCTGGAGCGCGCCGGCTTCGGCGACGTCAGCGTGCGCCGGAATCCCGGCCGGCCCGGCTTCAGTTTCCGCGCCCGGCGGCCGCCCGCCTGA
- the npdG gene encoding NADPH-dependent F420 reductase, producing MIAIIGGTGDEGLGLAMRFAAAGEAVVIGSRSHERAAAAAEKVRQAVPDARVEGAENPEAVRRAETVIIAVPYSGQRDTVTALKDLIGTKLTINIVVPMEFGQGGARAVAVEEGSAAEQTKAILGPDSRLVSAFHNLSSHELMAVGKPLDCDVLVCGGDTESRKQVLDLAARLPGCRGIDAGPLRNSRYIEDITVLLVGINRRYKTQSGVRIVGLSQD from the coding sequence ATGATCGCCATCATCGGCGGCACGGGCGATGAGGGGCTCGGCCTGGCCATGCGCTTCGCCGCGGCGGGCGAAGCGGTCGTGATCGGCTCGCGTTCGCACGAGCGCGCGGCGGCGGCGGCGGAGAAGGTGCGCCAGGCCGTGCCCGACGCCCGGGTTGAGGGCGCAGAGAATCCCGAAGCCGTGCGCCGCGCCGAGACCGTGATCATCGCCGTGCCATACTCCGGCCAGCGCGACACGGTGACGGCGCTCAAGGACCTGATCGGCACGAAGCTCACGATCAACATCGTCGTGCCGATGGAGTTCGGCCAGGGCGGCGCCCGTGCCGTGGCGGTGGAGGAAGGCTCCGCCGCCGAGCAGACGAAGGCGATTCTCGGCCCCGACAGCCGGCTGGTGAGCGCCTTTCACAACCTCAGCAGCCATGAATTAATGGCCGTCGGCAAGCCGCTCGACTGCGATGTGCTCGTTTGCGGCGGCGACACGGAGAGCCGCAAGCAGGTGCTCGACCTCGCCGCCAGGCTGCCCGGCTGCCGCGGCATCGATGCCGGCCCCCTGCGCAATTCGCGCTACATTGAGGACATCACCGTGCTCCTGGTCGGCATCAACCGGCGCTACAAGACGCAGTCGGGCGTGCGCATCGTCGGCCTGTCTCAGGACTGA
- a CDS encoding MBL fold metallo-hydrolase, with amino-acid sequence MRDEAFAIGDGVSIPSAGLWLDPHAARPLAVVSHAHSDHVRRHARTICTPATADLIRLRYGGADLRALPFHAPLRVGPARLTLYPAGHVLGSAQALVEAGGRRLLYSGDLRLRPSATTERAVVPEADLLVMETTFGRPRYVFPPEERVVSQIVAFCEQGFATRQTPVLFAYSLGKAQEVIALLQRHGLPTLVHPAIQAINAVYARHGVQLPECAGWDAPADDRTVIVCPPQSRKNRLFGDERRFRFAMLSGWAMDSGARFRYRCDEAFPLSDHCGYDDLLRYVELSRARMVYTLHGFAPEFAQDLRRRGIEAFPSGQAMQLPLPGIA; translated from the coding sequence ATGCGAGACGAAGCGTTCGCAATTGGCGACGGCGTGAGCATCCCCTCCGCCGGCCTGTGGCTGGATCCGCACGCGGCGCGGCCGCTGGCGGTGGTTTCTCACGCTCACTCCGACCACGTGCGCCGCCACGCGCGCACCATCTGCACGCCGGCGACCGCCGACCTGATTCGCCTTCGCTACGGCGGCGCGGATTTGCGGGCGCTTCCCTTTCATGCGCCGCTGCGAGTCGGTCCGGCGCGGCTCACGCTCTATCCCGCCGGGCACGTGCTCGGCTCGGCGCAGGCGCTGGTGGAAGCAGGCGGCCGCCGGCTGCTCTACTCCGGCGATCTGCGGCTGCGTCCCTCGGCCACGACGGAGAGGGCCGTAGTGCCCGAGGCCGATCTGCTGGTGATGGAGACGACCTTCGGGCGGCCGCGCTACGTCTTTCCGCCGGAAGAGCGTGTTGTGTCGCAAATCGTCGCCTTCTGCGAGCAGGGCTTCGCCACGCGACAGACGCCGGTGCTCTTCGCCTACTCGCTGGGCAAGGCGCAGGAGGTGATCGCCCTGCTGCAGCGGCATGGCCTGCCCACGCTGGTGCACCCCGCGATCCAGGCGATCAACGCCGTCTACGCCCGCCACGGTGTGCAGTTGCCCGAGTGCGCGGGCTGGGATGCGCCCGCGGACGATCGCACCGTGATCGTCTGCCCGCCGCAGTCGCGCAAGAACCGGCTCTTCGGCGATGAGCGGCGCTTCCGCTTCGCCATGCTTTCCGGCTGGGCGATGGACTCCGGCGCGAGGTTCCGCTACCGCTGCGACGAGGCGTTCCCGCTCTCCGACCACTGCGGTTACGACGATCTGCTGCGCTACGTAGAGCTTTCACGGGCGCGCATGGTCTACACCCTGCACGGCTTTGCGCCGGAGTTCGCGCAGGATCTGCGCCGCCGCGGCATCGAAGCATTCCCCAGTGGCCAGGCGATGCAATTGCCCCTGCCGGGCATCGCTTGA
- a CDS encoding response regulator transcription factor: MAVESPAGISMLVVSDGRDWPDATAGGLEKLGWMTWRISPADVERGDVASRPPEVAVIALSQPLGSIVNTVQNLDAEAPGLPMIVLSDDPAVAEQALFAGAIAVLPWSARASLVHAQLRAVLRHAAGTRPASEPAGILRVRSLKVDSLRCEVTANHRRLDLTPTEYRILHALVKHAGRVLGADFLLQQAAGVNLKAPSPREIVKVHVARLRRKLFEATGEPDYIVNVRNVGYLLERRRRTSRRTPDSSAP, translated from the coding sequence ATGGCGGTCGAATCTCCGGCCGGAATCAGTATGTTGGTAGTCAGCGACGGCCGCGATTGGCCCGATGCGACGGCAGGCGGGCTGGAGAAGCTCGGCTGGATGACCTGGCGCATCTCGCCGGCCGATGTCGAACGTGGGGACGTTGCCAGCCGGCCGCCCGAGGTCGCCGTGATCGCCCTCTCGCAACCGCTCGGCTCGATCGTCAACACCGTGCAGAATCTGGACGCCGAGGCGCCGGGCCTGCCAATGATCGTGCTGAGCGACGATCCGGCCGTCGCCGAGCAGGCGCTCTTCGCCGGCGCCATCGCCGTCCTGCCCTGGAGCGCCCGCGCCTCGCTGGTGCATGCGCAGTTGCGCGCCGTGCTGCGCCACGCCGCCGGCACGCGCCCGGCCAGCGAGCCCGCGGGCATTCTGCGCGTGCGCTCGCTCAAGGTCGATTCACTGCGCTGCGAAGTGACCGCCAACCACCGCCGCCTCGACCTGACGCCGACCGAATACCGCATCCTGCACGCCCTGGTGAAGCATGCCGGCCGCGTGCTCGGCGCCGACTTCCTCCTGCAGCAGGCGGCGGGCGTCAACCTCAAAGCGCCGAGTCCCCGCGAGATCGTCAAGGTGCACGTCGCGCGGCTGCGGCGCAAGCTCTTCGAAGCGACCGGCGAACCGGACTACATCGTGAACGTGCGCAACGTCGGCTACTTGCTGGAGCGGCGTCGGCGAACCTCCCGCAGAACACCGGACAGCTCGGCCCCCTGA
- a CDS encoding amidohydrolase family protein, producing the protein MAHSSFHLRATLLPYGDAASDLWIAGGRISFTPVVGARELAPAGGFALPGLVDSHVHLTVDFGRLGLPRGSAELVAENRRRQLAAGVLLLRDIGSVSDAAIGLPDDDGLPKVQPAGRYLAPADGYGGMQRPTTPERLPEVAAGQARLAPWVKIIADWPRVASDGAIPALHRGEVNYSAERLTAAVAAAHAAGARVAVHAMSHAAVAAAVAARVDCIEHATEADAAQVEAMAAAGIAWTPTLAALQATLRSAEHRGQPDVAAWLRACFERLRTVLPRARALGVPVLAGTDVLPPGAVVREVAALQESGLTPADALAAASSAARSYLGVAGIEAGAPADLVLYPVDPRNDPEVLASPKLIMLGGQIISRGA; encoded by the coding sequence ATGGCGCATTCCAGCTTCCACCTGCGCGCCACGCTGCTGCCTTACGGCGATGCCGCGAGCGACTTATGGATCGCCGGCGGCCGCATCAGCTTCACGCCGGTGGTCGGCGCACGAGAACTGGCCCCGGCCGGTGGCTTTGCGCTCCCCGGGCTGGTCGACAGCCACGTGCATCTCACCGTCGATTTCGGCCGCCTCGGTCTGCCGCGCGGCAGCGCCGAGCTGGTGGCAGAGAACCGGCGGCGCCAGCTCGCCGCCGGTGTGCTGCTGCTGCGCGACATTGGCTCGGTGAGCGACGCGGCGATCGGGCTGCCCGACGACGACGGGCTGCCAAAGGTGCAGCCGGCGGGGCGCTACCTCGCGCCGGCCGATGGCTACGGCGGGATGCAACGGCCGACAACGCCGGAACGCCTGCCGGAAGTGGCCGCGGGGCAGGCGCGGCTGGCGCCCTGGGTGAAGATCATCGCCGACTGGCCGCGCGTCGCCTCCGACGGCGCGATTCCGGCGCTGCATCGTGGCGAAGTCAACTATTCGGCGGAACGACTGACGGCGGCGGTGGCAGCCGCGCACGCGGCCGGCGCGCGGGTCGCGGTGCACGCCATGTCGCACGCCGCGGTGGCCGCCGCCGTCGCCGCGCGCGTGGACTGCATCGAGCACGCCACGGAGGCGGACGCCGCGCAGGTCGAGGCGATGGCGGCCGCGGGCATCGCCTGGACACCGACGCTGGCCGCCCTCCAGGCGACGCTGCGCAGTGCCGAGCATCGCGGCCAGCCGGATGTCGCCGCGTGGCTGCGCGCCTGCTTCGAACGGCTGCGCACGGTGCTGCCGCGGGCGCGAGCGCTGGGCGTGCCGGTGCTCGCCGGCACCGATGTGCTGCCGCCGGGCGCCGTCGTGCGCGAGGTCGCTGCCTTGCAAGAAAGTGGCCTCACGCCCGCGGATGCCCTGGCGGCCGCCTCCAGCGCGGCGAGATCCTACCTTGGCGTGGCGGGAATCGAAGCCGGCGCTCCGGCGGACCTCGTGCTCTACCCGGTGGACCCGCGCAACGACCCCGAGGTACTGGCCAGCCCGAAGTTGATCATGCTCGGAGGCCAGATCATCAGCCGCGGCGCTTGA
- a CDS encoding glycerol-3-phosphate acyltransferase gives MRFLLVAILGYLIGALPVAYLVTRLLTGRDLRRLGTGNVGVMNTIRQAGLPAGMIVFLAEGGKGAAAVALGRALTRNVDGALLAALLALIGVNWSVFVGFAGGRGSTLCVFVCLVIAPWVLLGSAAVWLAVYTLRRDNFIATRVNIIAFPLLTLAITHRWTFFVFASLACLVVLLRHDRRTDDHYQLAVQPVRHDD, from the coding sequence ATGCGCTTCCTGCTCGTGGCGATTCTTGGCTATCTAATCGGCGCGCTGCCTGTCGCCTACCTGGTCACGCGCCTGCTCACCGGGCGTGACTTGCGCCGGCTCGGCACCGGCAACGTCGGCGTGATGAACACGATCCGCCAGGCGGGGCTGCCCGCCGGCATGATTGTGTTCCTGGCGGAAGGCGGCAAAGGCGCCGCCGCCGTGGCGCTTGGCCGGGCGCTCACGCGCAACGTAGACGGCGCCTTGCTGGCCGCGTTGCTGGCGCTGATCGGCGTGAACTGGTCGGTGTTTGTCGGCTTCGCGGGCGGGCGCGGTTCAACGCTGTGCGTGTTCGTTTGCCTCGTGATCGCGCCGTGGGTGTTGCTGGGCAGCGCCGCGGTCTGGCTGGCGGTCTATACGCTGCGCCGCGACAACTTCATCGCCACGCGGGTGAACATTATCGCCTTTCCCCTGCTGACGCTGGCGATTACGCACCGCTGGACGTTCTTCGTCTTCGCCTCGCTCGCCTGCCTCGTCGTGCTGCTGCGGCACGACCGCCGCACCGATGACCACTACCAGCTCGCTGTCCAGCCCGTGCGCCACGACGATTGA
- a CDS encoding alkaline phosphatase family protein, translating to MILIWVFDGLRPDLVQPALMPRLNAMRQRGAWFSQSYCAFPPVTRVNAATLASGSSPALHGIPGNTLYLRAGAGGRFGSTGDDAVLRGLRVGSAAPLLGAPTLAETLAAHGQHTLVVGTGSPGCAYLLHPEVGRAGGAIWHPAFCEPAGLGARVAAVLGPQPDTTGYSVEALSARVDYAARALSEVLVPAIEPALVIFWCTVPDGLHHRFGLGSPEATAGLHRADATFGGAIDALAERTGNSLDVIVTADHGYATVNRHVDVAGELGATWRSRRHADAWAVTVDGGAAHLFARDGRRPDAALRRVTVESLLEHDWAGAVFAGEETPGALPLAALGIDCARAPDLLVTFAWSDAPNAHGFRGQSPGGGAIAIGAGDHGGAAPFELRNTLLAAGPSFRQGAWNGAAGIGDIAPTVCRLLGVPAPARWDGRVLHEALAGQEAVQTGHAGAESAELLMAGEDARQLWLSLVRRGRSAYVQAAGRGDPAAFSYD from the coding sequence GTGATCCTGATCTGGGTGTTCGACGGCCTGCGACCGGACCTCGTGCAGCCGGCGCTGATGCCGCGGCTCAACGCCATGCGGCAGCGCGGCGCCTGGTTCAGTCAAAGCTACTGCGCCTTCCCGCCCGTCACGCGCGTCAATGCGGCCACGCTGGCCAGCGGCTCGTCGCCGGCGCTGCACGGCATTCCCGGCAACACGCTGTACCTGCGAGCTGGCGCCGGAGGCCGCTTCGGCAGCACCGGCGACGACGCCGTCCTGCGCGGCCTGCGCGTCGGGTCCGCCGCACCGTTGCTGGGGGCGCCCACGCTGGCGGAAACGCTGGCGGCGCATGGGCAGCACACACTGGTGGTGGGTACAGGCTCGCCCGGCTGTGCCTATCTGCTGCATCCAGAGGTTGGGCGGGCCGGCGGTGCGATCTGGCATCCCGCCTTCTGCGAGCCGGCCGGCCTGGGCGCCCGCGTGGCGGCAGTGCTGGGCCCTCAACCGGACACCACTGGTTACAGCGTCGAGGCGCTCAGCGCCCGCGTCGATTATGCCGCGCGGGCGCTGAGCGAAGTCCTGGTCCCGGCGATCGAGCCGGCGCTGGTCATCTTCTGGTGTACCGTGCCGGACGGACTGCACCACCGCTTCGGTCTGGGCAGCCCGGAGGCAACGGCCGGGCTGCACCGCGCCGATGCGACCTTCGGCGGCGCCATAGATGCCCTGGCCGAGCGGACCGGCAACTCGCTCGATGTGATCGTCACCGCGGACCACGGCTATGCGACCGTCAACCGGCACGTGGATGTGGCGGGCGAACTGGGCGCGACGTGGCGGAGCCGGCGCCACGCGGACGCCTGGGCGGTCACGGTGGATGGCGGTGCGGCGCACCTCTTCGCACGGGACGGCAGGAGGCCGGACGCGGCCCTACGCCGCGTGACGGTCGAAAGCTTGCTCGAGCACGATTGGGCGGGAGCGGTGTTCGCCGGAGAGGAGACGCCCGGGGCGCTGCCGCTGGCTGCGCTGGGCATCGACTGCGCGCGGGCGCCCGACCTGCTCGTGACCTTCGCCTGGAGCGATGCGCCGAACGCCCACGGTTTCCGCGGCCAGAGTCCGGGCGGCGGCGCCATCGCCATCGGCGCCGGCGATCACGGCGGCGCCGCGCCCTTCGAATTGCGAAACACGCTGCTGGCTGCAGGACCGTCGTTCCGGCAGGGCGCGTGGAATGGGGCTGCCGGCATCGGAGACATCGCGCCGACCGTGTGCCGCCTGCTCGGCGTGCCCGCTCCGGCGCGGTGGGACGGGCGTGTGCTGCATGAAGCGCTGGCTGGCCAGGAAGCGGTGCAGACAGGACACGCCGGCGCGGAGTCGGCGGAGCTGCTGATGGCCGGCGAGGACGCCAGGCAGCTCTGGCTTTCATTGGTGCGCCGCGGCAGGAGCGCCTATGTGCAGGCGGCCGGAAGGGGCGACCCGGCCGCCTTTTCTTATGACTGA
- the cofE gene encoding coenzyme F420-0:L-glutamate ligase → MTQSHQAADRAFVDAQTELRILPLRGIPELTPGDDLPGEIARAAEASGVGLQTGDVLVIAQKAVSKVEGCLVDLNTIEPSAFARTWAAAFGKDPRQTEVVLRESARIVKMANGVLISETRHGFVCANAGVDASNVGGHDVLCLLPPDPDASAEGIRQALRERLGVEVAVIISDTFGRPWRESLTNVAIGVAGMAPIRDYVGLTDAHGYELRVTTLADADELAGAAELVMGKIAAVPAAIVRGFVYTPAEGSARQLVRVPERDLFR, encoded by the coding sequence ATGACCCAGTCGCACCAGGCAGCGGACCGCGCCTTCGTGGACGCACAGACGGAGCTGCGCATCCTGCCGCTGCGCGGTATCCCCGAACTGACGCCGGGCGACGACCTGCCCGGCGAGATCGCGCGCGCCGCGGAAGCGAGTGGCGTCGGCCTTCAGACCGGCGACGTGCTGGTGATCGCGCAGAAGGCCGTCTCCAAGGTCGAGGGCTGCCTCGTCGATCTGAACACGATTGAGCCGTCGGCCTTCGCCCGCACCTGGGCCGCGGCCTTCGGCAAGGACCCGCGCCAGACCGAGGTGGTGCTGCGCGAATCGGCGCGCATCGTCAAGATGGCGAACGGTGTGCTGATCTCGGAGACGCGCCACGGCTTCGTCTGCGCCAACGCCGGCGTCGACGCCTCCAACGTCGGCGGCCACGACGTGCTCTGCCTGCTGCCGCCCGATCCTGACGCCTCTGCCGAGGGGATTCGCCAGGCACTGCGCGAGCGGCTCGGCGTCGAGGTCGCGGTGATCATCTCCGACACCTTCGGCCGGCCCTGGCGCGAATCGCTGACCAACGTCGCGATCGGCGTGGCCGGCATGGCGCCGATCCGCGACTACGTCGGCCTGACCGACGCGCACGGCTACGAGCTGCGCGTGACGACGCTCGCCGACGCCGACGAGCTGGCCGGCGCGGCCGAGCTGGTGATGGGCAAGATCGCCGCCGTGCCCGCCGCGATTGTGCGCGGCTTCGTCTACACCCCGGCCGAGGGCTCGGCCCGCCAGCTTGTGCGGGTGCCGGAGCGCGATCTGTTCCGCTGA